A section of the Phaseolus vulgaris cultivar G19833 chromosome 8, P. vulgaris v2.0, whole genome shotgun sequence genome encodes:
- the LOC137826441 gene encoding uncharacterized protein, whose amino-acid sequence MEGRRRVTLHEEMSASDSSRARVLTGLTLDDVLANQKRPSWTPPREPPSKNRTLLDIIREDETNKKDRRSWKAFKDKLRLKRAGSAWISTIHIPTSDVPIPNPNSRIFTQFGRRNSVRFPSLTTSPTDSQTQTQTQTPTPTPTPSDSDMSSNYMAHQVEDLNPATEESSSPVAAAPAIRPQFSRRGSTRFGGDCGENNTAGTLRPQLSIRNTPNLQSEPYKRGRVVTFRDSFDDEDADEEGEKPGEGRALSAREAVAAQEASEAAAQEAEAEEEQAPVMMSLMDLLEETDREMGLEGSRYILSDDEDFDEDADEEDDGDGVGSMEHTCCVCMVRHKTAAFIPCGHTFCRMCSRELMVSRGNCPLCNNFILEILEIF is encoded by the exons atggAAGGTCGCCGGAGGGTAACACTACATGAAGAAATGTCAGCTTCCGACAGCAGCCGAGCCCGAGTGCTAACCGGCTTGACCCTTGACGACGTGTTAGCGAACCAGAAGAGACCTTCCTGGACGCCGCCCAGGGAACCACCGTCCAAGAACCGAACCCTACTTGACATCATCAGAGAAGACGAGACCAACAAAAAGGATCGCAG ATCTTGGAAAGCTTTCAAGGACAAGCTTCGGCTAAAGCGTGCAGGGTCTGCTTGGATATCGACAATTCATATTCCTACTTCGGATGTTCCTATCCCTAACCCGAATAGCAGAATCTTTACCCAGTTTGGTCGCCGAAACTCGGTCCGATTCCCCAGTCTGACTACAAGTCCGACTGATTCTCAGACTCAGACTCAGACTCAGACTCCGACTCCGACTCCGACTCCCTCCGACTCGGACATGTCATCTAACTACATGGCTCACCAGGTCGAGGACCTCAACCCTGCCACCGAAGAGTCCAGTTCTCCGGTCGCCGCAGCTCCGGCAATCCGCCCTCAGTTCAGCCGTCGCGGATCCACCCGCTTCGGCGGCGACTGCGGCGAGAATAACACAGCCGGAACCCTCCGGCCGCAGCTCTCGATTCGGAACACGCCCAACCTGCAGTCGGAGCCGTACAAGCGGGGGCGCGTGGTGACCTTCCGCGACAGCTTCGACGACGAGGATGCGGACGAGGAGGGCGAGAAGCCGGGGGAGGGGAGGGCGCTGTCAGCGAGGGAGGCGGTGGCGGCGCAGGAGGCGTCAGAAGCGGCGGCGCAGGAGGCGGAGGCGGAGGAGGAGCAGGCACCGGTGATGATGTCACTGATGGACTTGTTAGAGGAGACTGATAGGGAAATGGGGCTTGAAGGATCAAGGTATATATTGAGTGATGATGAGGATTTTGATGAAGATGcagatgaagaagatgatggaGATGGAGTGGGTTCCATGGAGCACACTTGCTGTGTTTGTATGGTGAGGCATAAGACTGCTGCTTTTATACCTTGTGGCCACACTTTCTGCAGGATGTGTTCAAGGGAGCTTATGGTTAGTAGGGGGAACTGCCCACTCtgcaacaatttcattttggaGATTCTTGagattttttaa